One genomic segment of Coffea arabica cultivar ET-39 chromosome 6e, Coffea Arabica ET-39 HiFi, whole genome shotgun sequence includes these proteins:
- the LOC113697176 gene encoding thylakoid membrane protein TERC, chloroplastic isoform X1, translated as MKMASIVVLAPVMLELGFLRAPPVPIPPITRPRWVPSLQFTASSSRSHLLFSAGGYNNGRWFYPAIACTRKTQQEESSSISEGETGSAPSRNDINDVKKSHNISSDGNSQREAQKPENYVSSVRTVALCVFSAVAFGVALGFKDGVDKASEFFAGYLLEQSLSVDNLFVFVLIFKYFKVPLMYQNRVLSYGIAGAIFFRLSLILLGTATLQRFEVVNLLLAAILLYSAFKLFAEEEEDSDLSDNFIVKTCQKFIPVTSNYDGNRFLTIQDGAWKATPLLLTVAVIELSDIAFAVDSIPAVFGVTRDPFIVFTSNLFAILGLRSLYSLISESMAELDYLQPAIGVVLSFIGFKMILDFFGYHVSTEVSLGFVATSLSAGVLLSLLKKTE; from the exons ATGAAAATGGCATCCATTGTTGTCTTAGCTCCAGTAATGCTGGAATTGGGATTTCTCAGAGCACCGCCAGTCCCTATTCCCCCAATTACTCGCCCAAGATGGGTTCCGTCGTTACAGTTTACCGCTTCTTCCTCACGATCTCATCTCTTATTTTCAGCAG GCGGGTACAATAATGGAAGGTGGTTCTATCCAGCAATTGCCTGCACCAGAAAAACCCAACAGGAGGAAAGTTCGTCTATTTCTG AGGGGGAGACTGGAAGTGCACCATCTAGAAATGACATAAATGATGTAAAGAAATCTCACAATATTTCTTCTGATGGTAATTCACAACGAGAGGCACAAAAACCTGAAAATTATGTCTCTTCTGTCAGAACTGTTGCTTTATGT gtgttCTCAGCAGTGGCATTTGGTGTTGCTTTAGGATTCAAAGATGGAGTTGACAAGGCATCTGAGTTTTTTGCTGG GTACTTACTGGAGCAAAGTTTGTCAGTTGACAATCTGTTTGTCTTTGTTTTGATCTTCAAGTACTTCAAAGTTCCGCTCATGTATCAG AATCGGGTGCTGTCCTACGGTATTGCTGGTGCTATATTCTTCAGATTGTCGCTGATACTTCTTGGAACAGCCACACTTCAG AGGTTCGAGGTGGTAAACCTACTGTTGGCTGCAATACTATTGTACTCCGCGTTCAAG CTGTTTGCAGAGGAAGAGGAAGATAGTGATCTATCTGATAATTTCATAGTGAAGACATGCCAGAAATTCATCCCTGTAACTT CAAATTATGATGGGAACCGATTTCTGACAATTCAGGATGGCGCGTGGAAA GCTACTCCTTTGCTTCTGACCGTAGCTGTTATTGAACTCAGTGATATTGCATTCGCA GTCGATTCAATACCAGCAGTTTTTGGAGTAACAAGAGACCCTTTTATAGTATTCACATCCAACCTTTTTGCCATTCTAG GTTTAAGATCATTATATTCACTCATTTCAGAAAGTATGGCGGAATTGGACTATTTACAG CCTGCCATTGGTGTTGTTTTGAGCTTTATTGGATTCAAGATGATCCTTGACTTCTTTG GTTACCATGTATCAACCGAGGTTTCGCTGGGCTTTGTTGCTACATCGCTCAGTGCCGGAGTGTTGTTGAGTCTGCTGAAGAAGACCGAGTAG
- the LOC113697176 gene encoding thylakoid membrane protein TERC, chloroplastic isoform X2 has translation MEGGSIQQLPAPEKPNRRKVRLFLVFSAVAFGVALGFKDGVDKASEFFAGYLLEQSLSVDNLFVFVLIFKYFKVPLMYQNRVLSYGIAGAIFFRLSLILLGTATLQRFEVVNLLLAAILLYSAFKLFAEEEEDSDLSDNFIVKTCQKFIPVTSNYDGNRFLTIQDGAWKATPLLLTVAVIELSDIAFAVDSIPAVFGVTRDPFIVFTSNLFAILGLRSLYSLISESMAELDYLQPAIGVVLSFIGFKMILDFFGYHVSTEVSLGFVATSLSAGVLLSLLKKTE, from the exons ATGGAAGGTGGTTCTATCCAGCAATTGCCTGCACCAGAAAAACCCAACAGGAGGAAAGTTCGTCTATTTCTG gtgttCTCAGCAGTGGCATTTGGTGTTGCTTTAGGATTCAAAGATGGAGTTGACAAGGCATCTGAGTTTTTTGCTGG GTACTTACTGGAGCAAAGTTTGTCAGTTGACAATCTGTTTGTCTTTGTTTTGATCTTCAAGTACTTCAAAGTTCCGCTCATGTATCAG AATCGGGTGCTGTCCTACGGTATTGCTGGTGCTATATTCTTCAGATTGTCGCTGATACTTCTTGGAACAGCCACACTTCAG AGGTTCGAGGTGGTAAACCTACTGTTGGCTGCAATACTATTGTACTCCGCGTTCAAG CTGTTTGCAGAGGAAGAGGAAGATAGTGATCTATCTGATAATTTCATAGTGAAGACATGCCAGAAATTCATCCCTGTAACTT CAAATTATGATGGGAACCGATTTCTGACAATTCAGGATGGCGCGTGGAAA GCTACTCCTTTGCTTCTGACCGTAGCTGTTATTGAACTCAGTGATATTGCATTCGCA GTCGATTCAATACCAGCAGTTTTTGGAGTAACAAGAGACCCTTTTATAGTATTCACATCCAACCTTTTTGCCATTCTAG GTTTAAGATCATTATATTCACTCATTTCAGAAAGTATGGCGGAATTGGACTATTTACAG CCTGCCATTGGTGTTGTTTTGAGCTTTATTGGATTCAAGATGATCCTTGACTTCTTTG GTTACCATGTATCAACCGAGGTTTCGCTGGGCTTTGTTGCTACATCGCTCAGTGCCGGAGTGTTGTTGAGTCTGCTGAAGAAGACCGAGTAG
- the LOC113697176 gene encoding thylakoid membrane protein TERC, chloroplastic isoform X3, which translates to MSVAFGVALGFKDGVDKASEFFAGYLLEQSLSVDNLFVFVLIFKYFKVPLMYQNRVLSYGIAGAIFFRLSLILLGTATLQRFEVVNLLLAAILLYSAFKLFAEEEEDSDLSDNFIVKTCQKFIPVTSNYDGNRFLTIQDGAWKATPLLLTVAVIELSDIAFAVDSIPAVFGVTRDPFIVFTSNLFAILGLRSLYSLISESMAELDYLQPAIGVVLSFIGFKMILDFFGYHVSTEVSLGFVATSLSAGVLLSLLKKTE; encoded by the exons ATGT CAGTGGCATTTGGTGTTGCTTTAGGATTCAAAGATGGAGTTGACAAGGCATCTGAGTTTTTTGCTGG GTACTTACTGGAGCAAAGTTTGTCAGTTGACAATCTGTTTGTCTTTGTTTTGATCTTCAAGTACTTCAAAGTTCCGCTCATGTATCAG AATCGGGTGCTGTCCTACGGTATTGCTGGTGCTATATTCTTCAGATTGTCGCTGATACTTCTTGGAACAGCCACACTTCAG AGGTTCGAGGTGGTAAACCTACTGTTGGCTGCAATACTATTGTACTCCGCGTTCAAG CTGTTTGCAGAGGAAGAGGAAGATAGTGATCTATCTGATAATTTCATAGTGAAGACATGCCAGAAATTCATCCCTGTAACTT CAAATTATGATGGGAACCGATTTCTGACAATTCAGGATGGCGCGTGGAAA GCTACTCCTTTGCTTCTGACCGTAGCTGTTATTGAACTCAGTGATATTGCATTCGCA GTCGATTCAATACCAGCAGTTTTTGGAGTAACAAGAGACCCTTTTATAGTATTCACATCCAACCTTTTTGCCATTCTAG GTTTAAGATCATTATATTCACTCATTTCAGAAAGTATGGCGGAATTGGACTATTTACAG CCTGCCATTGGTGTTGTTTTGAGCTTTATTGGATTCAAGATGATCCTTGACTTCTTTG GTTACCATGTATCAACCGAGGTTTCGCTGGGCTTTGTTGCTACATCGCTCAGTGCCGGAGTGTTGTTGAGTCTGCTGAAGAAGACCGAGTAG